In Phacochoerus africanus isolate WHEZ1 unplaced genomic scaffold, ROS_Pafr_v1 Scaffold_190, whole genome shotgun sequence, the sequence AGCCAACTCTCCCTCATGGACCTCATGCTCATCTGCACCACGGTGCCCAAAATGGCCTGCAACTACCTGTCTGGCAGGAAGTCCATTTCTGTAGCAGGATGTGAAACCCAGATATTCTTCTATGTGTCCCTCCTTGGGGCTGAGTGCTTCCTATTGGCtgtcatggcctatgaccgctatgctGCCATCTGCTACCCTCTTCAGTACCCCCAGCTCATGAACTGGAACGTTTGTGGGCTCCTGgctgcctcttcatggatcctTGGGGTCTTTGATGGGATCGTCGATGTAGCTGCTACTCTGTCCTTCTCCTACTGTGGCTCCCGAGAAATACCCCAATTCTTCTGTGATGTCACGGCCCTCCTGCATCTCTCGTGCACGGATACTTCCACCTTTGAAGCCCTCATTTTTATCTGTTGTGTGGTAATGCTCCTCTTCCCTTTGTCACTCATCATCATCTCCTACACACGGGTGATCATAACTGTCATTCGCATGAGTTCTGGGGAGGGTCGGCACAAGGCGTTCACCACCTGTAGTTCCCACCTTGTCGTCGTGGGGATGTATTATGGAGCAGCTATGTTCACATATATGAGGCTCACGTCCAAtcggtccccagcccaggacaaGATGGTGTCAGCCTTCTATACCATTCTCACTCCCATGCTGAATCCCCTTATATACAGCCTCCGCAACAAAGACGTGGCCAAAGCATTCAGAGAGGTGCTGGGGAAGGAGAAATCTAGAGAATAAGTGGGATAATAGTTCCAGgaaatttcttctttcataaCTGTCTCTCTCTAGCACATTCATTCATTAGAATAAAACCCACCCAATTAGTGACAAAGgtataaataatttcttaaggTAAGCATCAGGGTTCATGGACTCTGGATACACATTTAGGGAATCGGTTTTCAGTATAATCAATAAAGTTTTTGGGAAGTGTGTAATTAAGTTAATGAACAGATACACTTCTGTTTATggaactaaataataaataaaactgtcttctatatttttccttccttttattttttttattactccacgaatttattacatttacagttgtacaatgatcatcacatcccaattttattgcatttccatcccacaaccccagcccaTCCCGCCACCCCCCCGAActgtctgtctcctttggaaaccacaagttttttgAAAGTCCGTGaggcagtatctgttctgaaaaagttcattctgtccttttttcggattccacatgtcagtgaaagcatttgatgttggtgtctcattctatgactgacttcacctagcgtgataatttctaggtccatccatgttggtaacAATGCTGGTAtctcgttccttttaatggctgagtaatacttcattgtgtatatgtaccacttcttcttgatccactcctctgttgagggacatttaggttgtttccatgtcttagctactgaaaagtgctgcaatgaacattggagtacatgcgtctttgggagtcatggttttctctggatagatgcccaggagtgggattgctggatcaaaaggtcgttctatgtttagttttctgaggaatctccatactgttttccacagtggttgcaccaatttacaatcccaccaacagtgcactagggttcctttttctccacaccctctccgacacttattgtttgtagactttgtgatgatggccattctggctggtgtaaggtggtaccccatggcggttttgatttgcatttctctaataatgttgagcatcttttcatatgttttttggccatctgtatgtctcctttggagaattgtctgtttagatcttctgcccatttttggatgggattgtctgtttttttggtatggagctgcaaaggtgtttataagttttggagatgaatcccttgtcggttgattcatttgcaaaggtgttctcccattctgtgggttgtctttttgttttgtttaggatttcctttactgtgcagaaacttctaagtttcattaggtcccacttgtttatatttgtttttactgtcattactctaagaggtggacctgagaagatgttgctgtcatttatgtcagagagtgttgggcctatgttttcctctaagagctttatcATGTCTGGTCttttatctaggtctttaatccattttgagtttatttttgtgtatggtgttagggagtgttcccaTTTCATTCTcgtacatgtggctgtccaggtttcccagcaccacttactgaacaggctgtcttttctccattgtatgttcttgcctcctgtgtcatagatgagttggctgtaggtgcctgggttgaattctgggctttctatcctgttccactgatctctatttctgtctctgtcccagttccatgtggttttgatgactgttgctttgagGTTTAGTCTGAagttggggagcctgattcctccagctccatttttctttttcaggatgtctttggctattgtgggtcttttgtgcttccaaacaaactttaaaatattttgtttgagttctgtgaaaaatgtccttggtaattggatagggattgcattgaatctgta encodes:
- the LOC125119257 gene encoding olfactory receptor 2M3-like produces the protein MEWENQTASSDFILMGIFSHTPTHIFLFSLVLGIFTVALLANTVMVLLIYLDRRLHTPMYFLLSQLSLMDLMLICTTVPKMACNYLSGRKSISVAGCETQIFFYVSLLGAECFLLAVMAYDRYAAICYPLQYPQLMNWNVCGLLAASSWILGVFDGIVDVAATLSFSYCGSREIPQFFCDVTALLHLSCTDTSTFEALIFICCVVMLLFPLSLIIISYTRVIITVIRMSSGEGRHKAFTTCSSHLVVVGMYYGAAMFTYMRLTSNRSPAQDKMVSAFYTILTPMLNPLIYSLRNKDVAKAFREVLGKEKSRE